The window ATCGAGGTAGTTCACGCGCAGCCATGCGTCCATGATGTAGTAGCCGATACCGTACTGCGTCCCGAACGTCTCCGTGAAGAACAGGACGGAGATCGCTGTCGCCATCGCCACGCGCACCGCTGTGATGAACTTCGGCAGGGAGGCGGGCACGATGATGTGGCGCACGATCTGAAAGAATGATGCACCGAGGACACGCAGCGGCGCATACGTCTCTGAGGGAATCGCAGCAACGGCATCGCGTACGGCGACGACGACCTGAAAGACGATGATAAGAAAGACGAGGATCAGCTTGCTCGTCTCCCCCACGCCAAAAAGAAGCATCACCACGGGCAGCAGTGCAATCTTCGGTACGGGATAGGTCAGATAGAGGACGGGGGCAAAGAAACAGTTCACGCGCGGGAAATGCCCCATGAGCACCCCTGTCGGATAACCCACGGCGACAGCAGCACAAAGACCAAGTACAATGCGCATGAGACTATAGCCCGCATGAACGGCAATCGTTTCGGGGAATTTCGCCGCAAGGCGCAGCGCTACCTGCGCGGGCGACGGGATCACAGGCATTTGGAGAAGATACGACAGCCCCGCCCAGAGCGCGATACAGAAACATACGCCAAGCGCGAACATCCGCAGTGAAATCCTGTTCATGGCACAGTGTCCCCCGCAATCCTTGCACGCAGCTCCTGCCCCATGGCAAAGAAGTTCTGTGAGGAGCGGCGGGCGAGATCACCCGCAAACGGGTTGTCGATGATCGCGGTGATCCGTCCCGGTGTGCCTGTCATGACGGCAATCCGACGCGCAAGCGTCAGCGCCTCCTCGACATAATGCGTCACAAGTATGGTAGTGACTGCGTGCTTCTTCCAGAGCGATAGAAAGACCTCCTGCATGGACTCTCGTGTAATCGTATCAAGCGCGGAGAACGGCTCGTCCATGAGGAGGAGGTCGGGTGCAAGCAAAAAGACACGCGCCAGACCCACGCGCTGCTGCTGTCCGCCCGAGAGCTCGCGCGGATAGCGGTCGAGCAGTTCGCTCAGACCGAGATCCGCAACAAGCACATCGTATGCCGCCATCCGCTCTGCGCTCCACTCGCCCTTGATCTCTGCTCCGAGCAGAATGTTTTCGCGCACGGTCTTCCACGCGAGCAGTCCGTAGTTCTGCGGCAGGAAGCCGATGCGCAGCGTGCGCGGATCAATGGGGGTGCCCGCACTCGTCACCGTACCCGCCGTCGGACGGATCAGACCTGCCGCCACGCGCAGCAGCGTTGACTTGCCGCAACCCGATGCACCGATGAGTGCGAGCACCGTTCCCCGCTCCACACAGAGCGAGGTATCCGCCAGCGCGTGTACGGCATCCGCCCCCGCTCCATAGTCCACAGACACCCCCGAAAAGCACAACACGCCACCACTCCTCTCTCCTATCGGCGATCCCTTACGTTCCATATTTTATCAGTGATTCCCAAGAATTTCAATCCATCTTCAGCGTCCTCCGAGATAGCGGTTTCACTTGCTGCAAATCTATGGTATACTTCTTTATGTTTCACAGGAATACAGGAGGAAATCATTGTGCGGATCGTAATTGCAGGTGCGGGCAGACTTGGCTACAGCATCGCGGCACTGCTCTCGGAGGAGGGCATGGATGTCGTCGTCGTGGACGGCGAGGACAGTCAGCTCGAAGCGGCAAAGACGACGCTCGATGTGCTGACGATCGAGGCGAATATCGCAAGCCCGCTCACGATGAACGATCCCGACATCAATAGTGCAGACATTCTCATCGCCGTGACGGACAGCGACGAGGTGAACATCGTCGCCTGCGTGCTCGCAAAAAAACACGGCATCGCGCATACAATCGCACGCATCCGCGATATGAGTTTCACGGTGGAGGCGGGGCGCTATCTCAAGGAAAATTTCGACATCGACCTCGTGCTCAACCCCGAGCTCATCACGGCAAACGAAATCAACCGCATCCTCATGACCCCCGCCGCACTCAATGTGGAGGACTTCGCGCAGGGCAAGGTGCGCCTCTTTGAAACGCGCATCCGACGCCGCTCCGCCATTGCACGCAAGGCGCTCAAAGAACTGACGCTGCCGCACGGGATACTCGCGGGTCTGATCTTCCGCGATCACCGCATGATTATCCCGCACGGCGACGACGTATTTCTCCCGGGGGACAATGCCTACTTCATCGGTCTGCCCGACCGCATCGAGGAGTTCAGTCAGAGCCTCGTGCCGAGCGATACGCACAAACTGACGCGTGCCGCCATCATCGGTGCAGGACGGACGGGACGCGCACTCGCACTCATGCTTGAGCGGCAGGGCGTACAGGTAAAGGTGATCGACCGAAACCGTGAGCGCTGTGAACTGCTCGCGGAAAAACTGACGGCGGGGCTTGCGATTTGCGGGGACGGGACGGACATCGACCTCCTGACGGAGGAGGGTGTCGCCGAGGCGGATGTCATCGTCTGCCTGACGGAGGATGACAAGCTGAATCTGATGCTTGCGCTTC of the Selenomonas dianae genome contains:
- a CDS encoding ABC transporter permease, with the protein product MNRISLRMFALGVCFCIALWAGLSYLLQMPVIPSPAQVALRLAAKFPETIAVHAGYSLMRIVLGLCAAVAVGYPTGVLMGHFPRVNCFFAPVLYLTYPVPKIALLPVVMLLFGVGETSKLILVFLIIVFQVVVAVRDAVAAIPSETYAPLRVLGASFFQIVRHIIVPASLPKFITAVRVAMATAISVLFFTETFGTQYGIGYYIMDAWLRVNYLDMYAGIVVLSAMGLLLFILLDWMERRLCAWNRT
- a CDS encoding ABC transporter ATP-binding protein, whose amino-acid sequence is MERKGSPIGERSGGVLCFSGVSVDYGAGADAVHALADTSLCVERGTVLALIGASGCGKSTLLRVAAGLIRPTAGTVTSAGTPIDPRTLRIGFLPQNYGLLAWKTVRENILLGAEIKGEWSAERMAAYDVLVADLGLSELLDRYPRELSGGQQQRVGLARVFLLAPDLLLMDEPFSALDTITRESMQEVFLSLWKKHAVTTILVTHYVEEALTLARRIAVMTGTPGRITAIIDNPFAGDLARRSSQNFFAMGQELRARIAGDTVP
- the trkA gene encoding Trk system potassium transporter TrkA, giving the protein MRIVIAGAGRLGYSIAALLSEEGMDVVVVDGEDSQLEAAKTTLDVLTIEANIASPLTMNDPDINSADILIAVTDSDEVNIVACVLAKKHGIAHTIARIRDMSFTVEAGRYLKENFDIDLVLNPELITANEINRILMTPAALNVEDFAQGKVRLFETRIRRRSAIARKALKELTLPHGILAGLIFRDHRMIIPHGDDVFLPGDNAYFIGLPDRIEEFSQSLVPSDTHKLTRAAIIGAGRTGRALALMLERQGVQVKVIDRNRERCELLAEKLTAGLAICGDGTDIDLLTEEGVAEADVIVCLTEDDKLNLMLALLARHLSDNKIKTVVRVDRNEYIDLMEKVGVNIALSARLLSASEVLAYARGGDVTRVTLLEGARAEALEVIVGAGAPVVGKKLMNARLPRECLVCAYVRGEEAAIPNGMTELLPGDRVILFVLKSFAKKALAYFGDD